A region from the Triticum urartu cultivar G1812 chromosome 1, Tu2.1, whole genome shotgun sequence genome encodes:
- the LOC125554651 gene encoding S-adenosylmethionine synthase has protein sequence MAEVETFLFTSESVNEGHPDKLCDQISDAVLDACLAEDPDSKVACETCTKTNMVMVFGEITTKANVDYEKIVRDTCRGIGFVSNDVGLDADHCKVLVNIEQQSPDIAQGVHGHFTKRPEEIGAGDQGHMFGYATDETPEFMPLSHVLATKLGARLTEVRKNATCPWLRPDGKTQVTVEYHNDNGAMVPIRVHTVLISTQHDETVTNDEIAADLKEHVIKPVIPEQYLDENTIFHLNPSGRFVIGGPHGDAGLTGRKIIIDTYGGWGAHGGGAFSGKDPTKVDRSGAYVARQAAKSIVASGIARRCIVQVSYAIGVPEPLSVFVDTYGTGKIPDKEILEIVKENFDFRPGMIIINLDLKRGGKGRYLKTAAYGHFGREGADFTWEVVKPLKWEKPSA, from the coding sequence ATGGCTGAAGTTGAAACCTTCCTCTTCACATCCGAGTCTGTCAACGAGGGGCACCCTGACAAGCTCTGCGACCAGATATCTGATGCTGTGCTAGATGCATGCCTGGCTGAAGACCCTGACAGCAAGGTTGCTTGTGAGACATGCACCAAGACCAACATGGTCATGGTTTTCGGTGAGATCACTACCAAGGCCAATGTTGACTATGAGAAGATTGTGAGGGATACTTGCCGTGGCATCGGTTTTGTGTCCAATGATGTAGGGCTTGATGCTGACCACTGCAAGGTACTTGTCAACATTGAGCAGCAGTCCCCTGACATCGCGCAGGGTGTCCATGGTCACTTTACCAAGCGGCCTGAGGAGATTGGCGCTGGTGACCAGGGCCATATGTTTGGATATGCAACTGATGAGACCCCTGAGTTCATGCCCCTCAGCCATGTTCTTGCTACCAAGCTTGGTGCTCGTCTCACTGAGGTTCGCAAGAACGCGACCTGCCCGTGGTTGAGGCCTGATGGCAAGACCCAGGTGACTGTGGAGTATCACAATGACAATGGTGCTATGGTCCCTATACGTGTCCACACTGTGCTCATCTCCACCCAGCATGATGAGACAGTGACCAATGATGAGATTGCTGCTGATCTGAAGGAGCATGTGATTAAGCCTGTCATCCCAGAGCAGTACCTTGATGAGAATACCATCTTCCATCTCAACCCATCTGGCCGCTTTGTCATTGGTGGACCTCACGGCGATGCTGGTCTCACTGGCAGGAAGATCATCATTGACACCTATGGTGGCTGGGGAGCTCATGGTGGAGGTGCTTTCTCTGGCAAGGACCCGACCAAGGTTGACCGCAGTGGTGCATATGTTGCAAGGCAGGCGGCGAAGAGCATTGTCGCCAGTGGCATCGCCCGCCGCTGCATCGTCCAGGTGTCTTATGCTATTGGCGTGCCTGAACCACTCTCAGTGTTTGTTGACACATACGGCACGGGCAAGATCCCTGACAAGGAGATCCTCGAGATTGTCAAGGAGAACTTTGACTTCAGGCCAGGcatgatcatcatcaaccttGACCTCAAGAGGGGCGGGAAGGGGCGCTACCTCAAGACGGCGGCATACGGTCACTTCGGCAGGGAGGGCGCAGACTTCACCTGGGAGGTGGTGAAGCCCCTCAAGTGGGAGAAGCCTTCTGCCTGA